The proteins below come from a single Deltaproteobacteria bacterium genomic window:
- a CDS encoding ABC transporter ATP-binding protein, with product MEKLGAESIFFGYTQHPVLRDVSLSVRQGEVVSLLGPNGSGKTSLLKTLLGLLRPSRGEARLDGRPVHAWTPREAAQRVAYVPQIHRTPFAFRVLDVAAMGRLAHHGLFGRVTGHDMDLAEAALDRMGIGHLAQAGYTEISGGERQLTLIARALAQGARTLVMDEPLNGLDYGNQIRVLEQITSLAAEGYTFVKTTHFPDHALWMASRVVLLRQGRIIANGPPSEIMSSRLLSDLYQADISLVSVGNGVRACLPHSVLHNQPVPQSRAGRVLCAG from the coding sequence ATGGAAAAACTTGGCGCGGAATCCATTTTCTTTGGCTACACCCAGCATCCGGTGCTGCGTGACGTGTCCCTGAGCGTACGCCAGGGCGAGGTTGTCTCGCTCCTGGGCCCCAACGGCAGCGGCAAGACGTCCCTGCTCAAAACCCTGCTCGGATTGCTCCGGCCAAGCCGGGGCGAGGCGCGCCTGGACGGCCGCCCGGTCCACGCCTGGACACCACGCGAAGCGGCCCAGCGCGTGGCCTACGTTCCCCAGATCCACCGCACGCCCTTCGCCTTCCGCGTCCTGGACGTGGCGGCCATGGGCCGTCTGGCCCATCACGGTCTGTTCGGACGCGTCACGGGCCACGACATGGACCTGGCCGAGGCCGCCCTGGATCGTATGGGCATCGGCCACCTGGCCCAGGCCGGATACACCGAGATCAGCGGCGGCGAACGTCAGTTGACCCTCATCGCCCGCGCCCTGGCCCAGGGCGCGCGAACCCTGGTCATGGACGAACCCCTCAACGGCCTGGATTACGGCAACCAAATCCGGGTCCTGGAGCAAATCACCAGCCTGGCCGCCGAGGGGTACACCTTTGTCAAGACCACCCATTTTCCCGACCACGCCCTGTGGATGGCCTCCCGCGTGGTGCTGCTGCGCCAGGGCCGGATCATCGCCAACGGTCCGCCTTCGGAAATTATGAGCTCCCGTCTGCTGAGCGATCTCTATCAGGCCGACATCAGCCTTGTTTCCGTGGGCAACGGCGTCCGCGCCTGCCTGCCCCATTCCGTTCTCCACAATCAGCCCGTTCCCCAATCCCGCGCCGGGCGCGTGTTGTGCGCCGGATAG